A genomic window from Fusarium verticillioides 7600 chromosome 5, whole genome shotgun sequence includes:
- a CDS encoding ribosomal RNA large subunit methyltransferase J, which produces MNIRLPSTFPSLGWKLSPCLLHSRLAAESIRWSSSGSRWKQRQGRDAYARGAKVQGLKSRAAFKLLEMDSKYKLFKGNGQTVVDLGYAPGSWSQIAVERTRPNGRVIGIDLIPAQPPRGVATFQGDFLSPVVQEMVKNFILESHQNPPVGQETEKSDISVTDEGITVDRPSYLDMERHTGQNEPPASGLEGPSKRIVDVVLSDMSAPWEQTTGFSVKTLSNPYHRLMNTSGNGFRDHVGSMDLCAAALQFASDTLRSGGHFVCKFYQGPEDKEFEKKLKTLFTKVFREKPDSSRKESREAYFIGLRRKPGVTIEPTGIDE; this is translated from the exons ATGAACATCCGACTGCCTTCGACGTTCCCAAGCCTGGGCTGGAAACTCAGCCCCTGCTTGCTTCATTCACGCCTAGCAGCTGAATCGATCCGATGGTCCTCATCAGGGTCTCGTTGGAAACAGCGACAAGGCCGTGATGCGTATGCACGAGGTGCGAAGGTTCAAGGGCTCAAAAGCCGAGCAGCTTTCAAGCTCCTAGAA ATGGACTCCAAGTACAAGCTGTTCAAAGGCAATGGGCAGACAGTTGTTGACCTG GGATATGCACCGGGCAGTTGGTCGCAG ATTGCCGTGGAAAGGACGAGACCGAATGGCCGGGTCATCGGTATCGACCTCATCCCAGCCCAGCCGCCTCGTGGTGTAGCTACATTCCAGGGCGATTTTCTCTCGCCAGTTGTTCAGGAGATGGTCAAAAATTTCATTCTTGAAAGCCATCAGAACCCACCTGTTGGTCAGGAAACTGAGAAATCCGACATCTCTGTCACAGACGAAGGAATCACGGTCGACCGCCCTAGCTATCTCGACATGGAGCGACACACGGGGCAAAACGAGCCACCAGCATCTGGACTAGAAGGACCAAGCAAGCGCATCGTCGAT GTTGTTTTGAGTGACATGTCAGCACCCTGGGAGCAAACCACCGGCTTTAGCGTGAAGACATTGAGTAATCCCTATCATAGGCTGATGAACACGAGCGGAAACGGCTTCCGTGACCATGTGGGCAGTATG GACCTTTGCGCTGCTGCTCTACAGTTTGCTAGCGACACTCTTCGATCTGGGGGACATTTCGTCTGTAAATTCTACCAGGGACCCGAAGATAAGGAATTCGAGAAAAAGTTGAAAACTCTTTTCACCAAAGTTTTTAGAGAGAAGCCTGATTCTTCAAGAAAG GAGAGCCGGGAAGCATACTTTATTGGCCTACGGAGAAAACCTGGTGTTACGATAGAACCCACAGGCATAGACGAATAG
- a CDS encoding guanine nucleotide-binding protein subunit beta-like protein: MAEQLILKGTLEGHNGWVTSLATSMENPNMLLSASRDKTLIIWNLTRDETQYGYPKRSLHGHSHIVSDCVISSDGAYALSASWDKTLRLWELASGTTTRRFVGHTNDVLSVSFSADNRQIVSGSRDRTIKLWNTLGDCKYTITEKGHTEWASCVRFSPNPQNPVIVSAGWDKLVKVWELSTCKLQTDHIGHTGYINTVTISPDGSLCASGGKDGTTMLWDLNESKHLYSLNANDEIHALVFSPNRYWLCAATASSIIIFDLEKKSKVDELKPEFPAVGKKSREPECVSLAWSADGQTLFAGYTDNIIRAWGVMSRA, from the exons AATGGCTGGGTGACCAGTCTGGCTACCTCTATGGAGAA CCCTAACATGCTCCTGTCTGCCTCCCGAGACAAGACCCTGATCATCTGGAACCTCACTCGCGATGAGACCCAGTACGGCTACCCCAAGCGATCTCTCCACGGCCACTCTCACATCGTCTCCGACTGT GTCATCTCCTCTGACGGTGCCTACGCTCTGTCTGCCTCTTGGGACAAGACTCTGCGTCTCTGGGAGCTTGCCAGCGGTACTACCACTCGACGATTCGTCGGCCACACCAACGATGTCCTCTCCGTCAGCTTCTCTGCCGACAACCGCCAGATCGTCTCTGGTTCTCGCGATCGAACCATCAAGCTCTGGAACACTCTTGGTGACTGCAAGTACACCATCACCGAGAAGGGCCACACTGAGTGGGCTTCTTGCGTCCGCTTCAGCCCCAACCCTCAGAACCCTGTCATTGTCTCCGCCGGCTGGgacaagctcgtcaag GTTTGGGAGCTCTCCACCTGCAAGCTCCAGACTGACCACATCGGTCACACCGGTTACATCAACACTGTCACTATCTCCCCCGACGGTTCTCTGTGCGCCTCCGGTGGCAAGGACGGTACCACCATGCTCTGGGATCTTAACGAGTCCAAGCACCTCTACTctctcaacgccaacgacGAGATCCACGCCCTTGTCTTCTCCCCCAACAGATACTGGCTGTGcgctgccactgccagcagcatcatcatcttcgaccttgagaagaagagcaaggttgatgagctcaagcctgaGTTCCCTGCTGTCGGCAAGAAGAGCCGAGAGCCTGAGTGTGTCAGCTTGGCTTGGTCTGCTGATGGCCAGACTCTGTTCGCTGGCTACACTGACAACATCATCCGTGCCTGGGGTGTCATGTCGAGGGCATAA
- a CDS encoding sterol O-acyltransferase — protein sequence MVSLTAPLSGRSTEQPAPELQRPVPRSLGEALRAAGMTIDGPSPGLGSETPSEEDYDENVRPTLTEPSGLRHRYAHRVQPRPETISLSGTEFEKLQKEPGLRFKRRDSGIHLVLDEDNSLQRLLKTSSEWSQESTGPKQRRRKFADLVFTSQFSAFDRHSPSASNSPFHGFYTLFWLAVALFVFKISVQNWQVYGNPLGTNEIVQTMFHRDVVVLLLSDGIMCALTAVTWIIQRLVSANYINWDGAGWVIQNMWQTAFLAGVVGLTLWRDWPWTHTVFFVLHGIVMLMKQHSYAFYNGHLSTVYKQRSKIMKKLRQLDLVDPAMTPSQTEPPASAISTQHLSVTPSAEERRKSISAQPGQEESDIDKISRAIASHQPLDDEQVALFERIMKWEVDAMTDELKGTGATIGKAYPNNLSFIDHYKWIPLPTLVYEIEYPRSDSIDWSYILEKFTAMFGVLFVMVQVSQHSIYPAVMKTIEMKENGVPLAGRFQEFPGLLLDLIFPFMMEYLLVWYLIWETILNILAELTYFADRNFYDAWWNSVSWDQFARDWNRPVHVFLLRHVYHSSISSLKVNKHTATLITFFLSACVHELVMWCLFKKLRGYLLFLQMCQLPLVRLSRTKWLRGRKTLGNLIFWLGIFTGPSLLCSLYLIL from the exons ATGGTATCCTTAACTGCCCCGCTTTCTGGCCGGAGCACCGAGCAGCCGGCCCCGGAACTACAACGACCAGTACCGAGATCACTCGGGGAAGCTCTACGAGCCGCTGGTATGACAATTGATGGGCCCAGCCCAGGACTTGGCTCTGAAACACCAAGTGAAGAGGATTACGACGAGAATGTTCGACCGACCCTGACAGAGCCATCAGGTCTCCGGCATCGTTATGCCCATCGCGTCCAGCCTCGACCAGAAACCATATCCCTGTCCGGCACTGAGTTTGAAAAACTGCAAAAAGAGCCTGGGTTGCGCTTCAAGCGTCGTGACTCGGGTATCCATCTTGTTCTAGACGAGGACAATAGCCTGCAACGACTACTTAAAACTAGCTCAGAGTGGTCACAAGAATCGACCGGCCCAAAGCAGAGACGGCGAAAGTTTGCCGATCTTGTCTTCACTAGCCAATTCTCAGCCTTTGACCGTCATAGCCCCTCAGCGTCGAACAGTCCGTTTCATGGGTTTTATACGTTGTTTTGGCTCGCCGTTGCTCTTTTCGTCTTCAAAATCTCGGTCCAGAACTGGCAAGTCTACGGAAACCCCCTTGGGACGAACGAAATCGTGCAGACTATGTTCCATCGAGATG TTGTCGTCCTGCTTCTCTCGGATGGCATCATGTGTGCCCTCACAGCAGTGACTTGGATCATCCAGCGGCTTGTTTCTGCCAACTACATCAACTGGGATGGTGCTGGATGGGTTATACAGAAT ATGTGGCAAACGGCCTTTCTGGCTGGCGTAGTTGGCCTGACTCTCTGGCGTGACTGGCCATGGACTCATACTGTGTTTTTTGTCCTTCATGGCATCGTCatgctgatgaagcagcACTCCTACGCCTTCTACAACGGTCACTTATCGACAGTCTACAAACAGCGTTCCAAGATAATGAAGAAGCTTAGGCAACTAGACCTAGTTGATCCAGCCATGACCCCATCGCAGACTGAACCCCCGGCATCAGCCATATCAACACAACATCTTAGTGTTACTCCTTCAGCCGAAGAGCGCCGAAAGTCCATCTCTGCGCAACCTGGCCAGGAAGAAAGTGATATAGATAAGATTTCACGAGCCATTGCTTCTCACCAGCCCTTGGACGACGAGCAAGTTGCTCTCTTTGAGCGCATCATGAAGTGGGAGGTGGATGCAATGACCGATGAACTCAAGGGAACAGGAGCCACCATAGGCAAAGCTTACCCCAACAACCTGTCTTTCATCGATCACTACAAATGGATCCCTCTGCCAACTCTTGTTTATGAGATAGAATACCCACGATCCGATTCTATCGACTGGTCGTACATATTGGAGAAGTTTACTGCAATGTTTGGGGTCCTGTTTGTGATGGTTCAGGTCTCACAGCACTCTATTT ATCCCGCCGTCATGAAGACcattgagatgaaggagaatggCGTACCACTGGCTGGGAGATTTCAGGAGTTTCCCGGGTTGCTTCTCGATCTGATCTTCCCTTTCATGATGGAGTATCTG CTTGTCTGGTATCTCATTTGGGAAACTATCCTGAACATCCTGGCTGAGTTGACATATTTTGCCGATCGGAACTTTTATGATGCTTGGTGGAACAGCG TCTCTTGGGATCAGTTCGCCCGGGACTGGAATCGACCTGTTCACGTTTTTCTTCTCCGCCACGTCTATCATAGCTCTATATCATCTCTGAAAGTCAACAAGCACACGGCCACACTGATTACATTCTTTCTTTCAGCTTGCGTCCACGAATTGGTCATGTGGTGTCTGTTTAAGAAGCTAAGAGGCTATCTCCTGTTCCTTCAGATGTGCCAACTACCA TTAGTGAGGCTGAGCCGCACCAAGTGGTTGCGTGGGCGCAAGACACTAGGCAACTTGATCTTTTGGCTGGGCATTTTCACTGGACCAAGTCTGTTGTGTAGCTTGTATTTGATCCTGTGA
- a CDS encoding 50S ribosomal protein L18e codes for MGIDLDRHHVKGTHRTAPKSDNVYLKLLVKLYRFLARRTDSSFNKVVLRRLFTSKINRPPVSLSRIVANINKEGEKRTVVVVGTITDDNRLLEFPKVTVAALRFTATARARIIAAGGEAITLDQLALRAPTGSNTLILRGPKNAREAVKHFGFGPHSHKKPYVESKGRKFERARGRRRSRGFKV; via the exons ATGG GTATCGATCTCGACCGCCACCACGTCAAGGGTACTCACCGCACTGCCCCCAAGAGCGACAATGTctacctcaagctcttggtgaAGCTCTACCGCTTCCTGGCCC GCCGAACCgactcttccttcaacaagGTCGTTCTCCGACGTCTGTTTACGTCCAAGATCAACCGCCCTCCCGTCTCCCTGTCCCGAATTgtcgccaacatcaacaaggagggCGAGAAGCGAACCGTCGTCGTTGTCGGTACCATCACCGATGACAACCGCCTGCTCGAGTTCCCCAAGGTGACTGTCGCTGCTCTGCGATTCACCGCCACTGCCCGCGCCCGCATTATCGCCGCTGGTGGTGAGGCCATCACCCTGGACCAGCTTGCTCTCCGTGCTCCCACCGGAAGCAACACCCTGATCCTCCGTGGCCCCAAGAACGCCCGTGAGGCTGTTAAGCACTTCGGCTTCGGTCCCCACAGCCACAAG AAGCCTTATGTCGAGTCCAAGGGCCGCAAGTTCGAGCGTGCTCGTGGCCGAAGACGTTCGCGCGGTTTCAAGGTCTAA
- a CDS encoding ribosomal RNA large subunit methyltransferase J gives MNIRLPSTFPSLGWKLSPCLLHSRLAAESIRWSSSGSRWKQRQGRDAYARGAKVQGLKSRAAFKLLEMDSKYKLFKGNGQTVVDLGYAPGSWSQIAVERTRPNGRVIGIDLIPAQPPRGVATFQGDFLSPVVQEMVKNFILESHQNPPVGQETEKSDISVTDEGITVDRPSYLDMERHTGQNEPPASGLEGPSKRIVDVVLSDMLMNTSGNGFRDHVGSMDLCAAALQFASDTLRSGGHFVCKFYQGPEDKEFEKKLKTLFTKVFREKPDSSRKESREAYFIGLRRKPGVTIEPTGIDE, from the exons ATGAACATCCGACTGCCTTCGACGTTCCCAAGCCTGGGCTGGAAACTCAGCCCCTGCTTGCTTCATTCACGCCTAGCAGCTGAATCGATCCGATGGTCCTCATCAGGGTCTCGTTGGAAACAGCGACAAGGCCGTGATGCGTATGCACGAGGTGCGAAGGTTCAAGGGCTCAAAAGCCGAGCAGCTTTCAAGCTCCTAGAA ATGGACTCCAAGTACAAGCTGTTCAAAGGCAATGGGCAGACAGTTGTTGACCTG GGATATGCACCGGGCAGTTGGTCGCAG ATTGCCGTGGAAAGGACGAGACCGAATGGCCGGGTCATCGGTATCGACCTCATCCCAGCCCAGCCGCCTCGTGGTGTAGCTACATTCCAGGGCGATTTTCTCTCGCCAGTTGTTCAGGAGATGGTCAAAAATTTCATTCTTGAAAGCCATCAGAACCCACCTGTTGGTCAGGAAACTGAGAAATCCGACATCTCTGTCACAGACGAAGGAATCACGGTCGACCGCCCTAGCTATCTCGACATGGAGCGACACACGGGGCAAAACGAGCCACCAGCATCTGGACTAGAAGGACCAAGCAAGCGCATCGTCGAT GTTGTTTTGAGTGACAT GCTGATGAACACGAGCGGAAACGGCTTCCGTGACCATGTGGGCAGTATG GACCTTTGCGCTGCTGCTCTACAGTTTGCTAGCGACACTCTTCGATCTGGGGGACATTTCGTCTGTAAATTCTACCAGGGACCCGAAGATAAGGAATTCGAGAAAAAGTTGAAAACTCTTTTCACCAAAGTTTTTAGAGAGAAGCCTGATTCTTCAAGAAAG GAGAGCCGGGAAGCATACTTTATTGGCCTACGGAGAAAACCTGGTGTTACGATAGAACCCACAGGCATAGACGAATAG